CTTTCTTAAAAACATAAACCGGAGGATGTTAAACTCAGGCTTCCGCTTCTATCCTgagggaagaagaaagaaaactacACCATAATAAACAACAAATTCAACTAAAAAAGCACTGTTATCAAACTATCCGAAATCAACTTCACTAGCCTAGCTCCTTGTCGAAAATTGTCTACAGTTACTTGGCCTCCCAGAAATACACATGCCCAGGCTCCTCCCATTTTAGCTAAAATCACACTAACTAGATAGCTCCTACAGTAGACTGACTGAAATACTCTTAAATAAGAATTCTGCAGTTGCAAGCAGAAATTCCCCTATGAACAGCGATTTACAGAGCGAAACAAAAACCCTAACTGGTAAAAAAGTCAAGGTCTATGATATAACCAATCTGAGTCAGAATGACTCCATTTACAGTTGGATTGATCCTCAAATATTAAGCTCTGATCCTAACCAAACAAATTGCAAGAATTCACATATCCACATGAAATGATGAATCCATATACAGAATCATCAAAATTGATCAACAAGGAAGAAGTACTTACGAGATCTTTGAAAATGATGAAGGCGATAACGAAGAAGAGCACGAACAGAATTTCAAACTCGGCGAATCTGAAGAAGCTAAAGACCGAGTTGACAGTCCGAGTCAATGCAGACTCGTCGTCCTTTTTCCTGCTTCCGACTCGCTTCGCCATCTTGTTCTTGCCTTCTCCCAATTACTTCTGCTTCCTCCTCTCTTGCCTCATTTGCTTTTATACTCAAATGTACCCAATTGCATTTTCGTCCTTATAAGTCACACTAATTTCATTCTCctccaccttttttttttctttttttttttctctttttctttaacGGAGAACGAAAAAAATTTAATGCCACAAAATATTTAACAGAAACTTTCAGAAAAAAATATTAGAcacaagaataaaaaagaaattttcgCAAAAATAACATGTAACATGTGTAAATTTTGAACGCATGGGGAGCTAAGAATGCCCACATCAAGTTTCAGAGCTGAACTTATTGTCACTATAGATTAATTTTGTCGTTCTTCTATACTAATTTCAACAAGTTCTTCGTTGATTGCCATTCACCTAATTCAAAAACCTATACATTTGTAATTCACAATCTTTTTGAAGAAACAACTTGGATTGAAGACATCTCTATTCATGGTCATGAAGTTACACACCCCATGTTAATATGAAGAATAGATTTCACTACATTAACTAAAATATTatgtcaatttttattttatgttttgtcAAAACATTCACGTGAGAAAATGttgacaaagagagagagaaaccactTTTGGATGAAGTGTTTCTGACAAAAGTAAAGGAGAAGAtattaagaaacaaaaatattatCATTGAAAGATGACATATATTGCATTTTGATGGTGCATGACACATGCTAGATGGTTAGGAATGGTTGACCAGCCAAGTAGGATCC
Above is a genomic segment from Rosa chinensis cultivar Old Blush chromosome 3, RchiOBHm-V2, whole genome shotgun sequence containing:
- the LOC112191509 gene encoding uncharacterized protein LOC112191509, producing MAKRVGSRKKDDESALTRTVNSVFSFFRFAEFEILFVLFFVIAFIIFKDLTSRPEYSQILVKKPDGGGFWPY